GTCTCCGCCGGCAAGGTGCTGCTGGCGAGCCGGCCCGACCACGAGGTCGAGGTGCTGATCCAGCGCAGCATCGCCGCCTACGGGCAGGCGCGCCCGCGCGACCCCGCGCGCGTCCTCGCCGAGGTGCGCCGCACGCGCGCGCACGGGTACGCCGAGAACCCGGGCGGCGGTTTCCGCGACGCCGTCGCGGGCGTCGCCGCGCCGGTGCGTTGGCCGGAGAAAGGCACCGTGGCGGCGGCCATCGCGGTGTGTCTGCCGGTCAACCGGTTCCGCGCGAACAGCGCCGAGCTGCGCGCGGCCGTGCTGGCCGCGGCCGCGGAAGCGTCGGCCGCCCTCGACGCCGCCGTCGACGCGGGGATCGGCGGACTCTCCAAGCGCGGCCGCTCGCGCACCCCGGAGGCGTCGTAGTGGTCTACGAGCTGCGCCGCTACGTCGCCGCGCCCGGCAAGGCCGACGCGCTGCTGCACCGCTTCGAGCACGGCACGCTGGCGATTTTCGCGCGCGCCGGGATTCGGATCGAACACTTCTGGCGCGATCGCGACCGCCCCGGCGACGTCGTGTACGTCTGCGCGTTCGCCGACGACGCGGCGCGCGAAGCGGCCTGGAAGGCGTTCGGCGCCGATCCGGCTTGGCACGCGCTCAAGGCGGAGACCGAGCGCGACGGCCCGCTGACCGTCTCGATGACCTCCGAGCTGCTGGTGCCGATCCTGGGCTTTCCGCGCGCGTGAAACCGGTCGACTTCGACTACGTGCGGCCGCACTCGCTGGCGGCCGCGCTCGCCGCGCTGGCCGGCGCGAACGGCGAAGCGAAGGTCATCGCGGGCGGACAGAGCTTGGGGCCGTTGCTCAACATGCGGCTGGTGCGCCCCGCGCTGTTGGTCGACGTCAACGCGCTGCCGGGGTTCGACGCGATCGAGGAACGCGAGCAATGGGTGCGCGTGGGTGCGACCGTGCGACAGCGCGACGCCGAACGCTCGGAGCTGGTGGCGCGCCGGTTGCCGCTGCTGCGCGACGCGCTGCCGTTCGTCGGCCACGCGCACACGCGCAACCGCGGCACCGTCGTCGGCAGCGTCGTCCACGCCGACCCGACCGCCGAGATCCCGCTGGTCGCCGTGTGCCTGGACGCGGTGGTCGAGATCGCCGGCCCGCGCGGCGCGCGCG
The Candidatus Sulfotelmatobacter sp. genome window above contains:
- a CDS encoding IclR family transcriptional regulator: MASLQTIDDALSILEFLARTGAPQPLSRISRDLSMSKPRTHRMLATLVARGYVTRDPLTAHYGFGAMCGSLIAQARAGVSLSQACGPALRRLWSSTRETCYLAVLEADRAIVVDKLDSQLPVIATSVLGRALPLHGVSAGKVLLASRPDHEVEVLIQRSIAAYGQARPRDPARVLAEVRRTRAHGYAENPGGGFRDAVAGVAAPVRWPEKGTVAAAIAVCLPVNRFRANSAELRAAVLAAAAEASAALDAAVDAGIGGLSKRGRSRTPEAS
- a CDS encoding NIPSNAP family protein, whose translation is MVYELRRYVAAPGKADALLHRFEHGTLAIFARAGIRIEHFWRDRDRPGDVVYVCAFADDAAREAAWKAFGADPAWHALKAETERDGPLTVSMTSELLVPILGFPRA